The genomic segment ACGACCGCCATGCAAACCAACCTCGCGCCCGAATACCAAAACACCCCCGAAGGCCTGGAGGCCGAAGCCATTTTGCGCAAGTGCGTGCACTGCGGCTTTTGCACCGCCACGTGCCCCACCTACCAACTGCTGGGCGACGAGTTGGACGGCCCGCGTGGCCGCATCTATTTGATGAAGCAGGTGCTGGAAGGCGAAACGCCCACCCGCAAAACCCAGATGCACCTGGACCGGTGCCTCACCTGCCGCAACTGTGAAAGCACTTGCCCGAGCGGCGTGCAATACGGCCACTTGGTCGACATTGGCCGCAAGCTGGTGGACGCCAAAGTTGAGCGCCCCGTGGGTGAAAAAATGGTGCGCTGGGCGCTCAAAGAAGGCCTGCCTTCGCCGCTGTTTGCCCCGGCCATGAAAATGGGCCAGATGGTGCGCGGCCTGCTGCCCGACAGCCTCAAAGCCAAAGTTCCTGCGCCGCAAGACGCTGGTGCTTGGCCCACCCGCCAGCATGCGCGCAAGGTGCTGATGCTGGCCGGTTGCGTGCAGCCAAGCATGAGCCCCAACATCAACACCGCCACCGCCCGCGTGCTCGACGCCGCGGGCATCCAGACCGTGACGGCCTCAAAAGCCGGTTGCTGCGGCGCGCTCAAGTTCCACCTGAACGACCACGACGGCGGCAAAGACCACATGCGCGCCAACATCGACGCCTGGTGGCCGCTGGTGGAAAGTGGCGAAGTCGAAGCCATCGTGATGAACGCCTCTGGCTGTGGCGTGATGGTCAAGGACTACGGCCATGTGCTCCAAGGCGATGCGGCCTATGCCGACAAAGCTGCCTGCATCGGCGCCTTGACCAAAGACCTCAGCGAGTTGCTGCCCGAGTTGGTGCCGCTGCTCAAAGACAAGCTCAAACCCGAAGCGCTGAAAGCGGCTGGCCTGCAGGCCTACCACCCCCCTTGCACGCTGCAGCACGGCCAGCAACTCAAAGGCGGCGTGGAAAAGCATCTGGGCGATCTGGGCTTCCAGATCAAGGTCACGGCCAACGAGTCGCACCTTTGCTGCGGCTCGGCGGGCACTTACAGCGTGCTCAACCCGGACCTGTCCAAGCAGCTGCGTGACCGCAAGCTGGGCCACTTGAATGCGCTGGAGCCGCAAGGCGTCATCAGCGCCAACATCGGC from the Limnohabitans sp. 2KL-27 genome contains:
- the glcF gene encoding glycolate oxidase subunit GlcF, whose translation is MQTNLAPEYQNTPEGLEAEAILRKCVHCGFCTATCPTYQLLGDELDGPRGRIYLMKQVLEGETPTRKTQMHLDRCLTCRNCESTCPSGVQYGHLVDIGRKLVDAKVERPVGEKMVRWALKEGLPSPLFAPAMKMGQMVRGLLPDSLKAKVPAPQDAGAWPTRQHARKVLMLAGCVQPSMSPNINTATARVLDAAGIQTVTASKAGCCGALKFHLNDHDGGKDHMRANIDAWWPLVESGEVEAIVMNASGCGVMVKDYGHVLQGDAAYADKAACIGALTKDLSELLPELVPLLKDKLKPEALKAAGLQAYHPPCTLQHGQQLKGGVEKHLGDLGFQIKVTANESHLCCGSAGTYSVLNPDLSKQLRDRKLGHLNALEPQGVISANIGCITHLQSGSGLPVRHWVELLDEALGSAH